One genomic segment of Erythrolamprus reginae isolate rEryReg1 chromosome 2, rEryReg1.hap1, whole genome shotgun sequence includes these proteins:
- the SMAGP gene encoding small cell adhesion glycoprotein isoform X2 → MLTSPFMKKMNTPTSQEDANMAVIGAVIAVVFLTLLSVVVIIVIYLYKNKGNYHTYEQPEADPEGSVQMEDFPYKREKEEYFI, encoded by the exons ATGCTGACCAGCCCGTTCATGAAGAAGATGAACACGCCTACGTCCCAAGAGGATGCCAATATGGCTGTTATAGGAG CTGTGATCGCCGTGGTTTTTCTCACTCTCCTTTCAGTCGTTGTGATAATCGTTATTTACCTGTACAAGAATAAAGGCAACTATCACACTTATGAACAACCTGAAGCAGATCCAGAAGGATCAGTCCAAATGGAAGACTTCCCCTATAAACGTGAAAAAGAAGAGTACTTCATATAG